From Chryseobacterium gallinarum, one genomic window encodes:
- a CDS encoding M16 family metallopeptidase, whose product MIDKKYKETVHTDINHYQYTTITHDENNVRIYTLKNGLKVFLAQNFDAPRIQTFIPVRTGSNNDPADNTGLAHYLEHMMFKGTSKIGSQDWEKEKQLLDQISILYEEHKAEQDPEKKKEIYKKIDEISQEASQYAIANEYDKAISSLGATGTNAHTWFDETVYKNNIPNNELEKWLKIEKERFSEIVLRLFHTELESVYEEFNRAQDNDSRLVNYELMDALFPTHPNGQQTTLGKPEHLKNPSMKAIHQYFDQYYVPNNYAMVLVGDLDFDKTIQLIDQYFGTLPYKELPQKTPVIEKPITKVIKRTVKSPTTPRIQLAWRTDSYGTREAMLADIVANILSNRGEAGLLDLHINQTQKMLWAQAFSVGLKQYGYFSIVAVPKETQTLDEAKELVLEEIELIKKGDFPDWMLPAIINDFKLQRMKGLETAEGLATTLYDSYIKGRTWEQELNEMEEYARFTREDVISFAQNFFKDNYVIINKEKGVNDKLVRVENPGITPVKINRDTQSDFLKEILADKTEDIQPEFIDYQKEITTDTLKGKKISFVRNKYNDIAQLHFIFPFGSDHDRDLGISTQLLQYLGTHKLSPEDLKKEFFKIGISNDFKTTNDQLLISLSGLEENIEKGISLLQHWMYDVKPDQEIYNQFVDTVLENRRAVKNDKNRIMTALTNYTKLGKFSRFTDIISQEELENSQAEVFTDRMKKLFQYPYQIFFYGKNFENFKGYIEQYIEPESLQIPEPKKYPEPETGGHVYFINYDMVQMEMSKIGKGYSVNPSNFGKINVFNEYFGRGLSSIVFQEIRESKSLAYSAYVSYAANSELKHPDYITTYIGTQPDKLMIAVDTMNELMNELPEVPIQFENARNAALKQIASTRITRNNIFFNTLRLKKLNIEHDFRKDIYEQIQGLKFEDIKEFYKTNIQSVHFNTAIIGKKENLDMEAVGKMGTFKEVSLKDIFGH is encoded by the coding sequence ATGATTGACAAGAAATATAAAGAAACAGTTCACACTGATATCAACCACTACCAATATACTACGATTACCCACGACGAAAATAACGTCAGAATCTATACTCTGAAAAACGGACTGAAAGTATTCCTGGCTCAAAATTTTGATGCCCCAAGAATTCAAACCTTCATTCCGGTAAGAACCGGAAGCAATAATGATCCGGCAGATAATACAGGACTGGCCCATTATCTTGAACATATGATGTTCAAGGGAACTTCTAAAATAGGTTCCCAAGACTGGGAAAAAGAAAAGCAGCTCCTTGACCAGATTTCCATATTATATGAAGAGCACAAAGCTGAACAGGATCCTGAAAAGAAAAAAGAAATCTATAAAAAAATAGATGAAATTTCCCAGGAAGCCAGTCAATATGCAATTGCCAATGAATATGACAAGGCAATTTCTTCTCTGGGAGCTACCGGAACCAATGCCCATACATGGTTTGATGAAACTGTTTATAAAAACAATATTCCGAATAATGAACTGGAAAAGTGGCTGAAAATCGAAAAGGAAAGGTTTTCGGAAATTGTACTGCGTCTTTTCCATACGGAGTTGGAATCCGTATATGAAGAGTTCAACAGGGCACAGGATAATGATTCAAGGTTAGTGAATTATGAACTGATGGATGCTCTTTTTCCTACTCATCCCAACGGGCAACAGACTACCCTGGGTAAACCCGAACATCTTAAGAACCCTTCTATGAAGGCTATTCATCAATATTTTGACCAATATTATGTTCCTAATAATTATGCAATGGTACTGGTTGGTGATCTTGATTTTGATAAAACAATACAATTAATTGATCAGTATTTTGGCACTCTTCCTTATAAAGAACTTCCCCAAAAGACTCCTGTTATTGAAAAGCCCATTACAAAGGTTATAAAAAGAACAGTAAAAAGTCCTACTACACCAAGGATTCAGCTTGCCTGGAGAACAGACAGCTATGGAACAAGAGAGGCTATGCTTGCAGATATTGTTGCCAATATCCTTAGTAATCGTGGTGAAGCAGGATTATTGGACCTTCACATCAACCAGACCCAAAAAATGCTCTGGGCACAAGCATTTTCTGTAGGATTAAAACAATATGGCTATTTTTCAATTGTTGCCGTTCCTAAGGAGACCCAGACCTTAGACGAGGCAAAAGAGCTGGTTCTCGAGGAGATTGAACTTATAAAAAAAGGCGATTTTCCGGACTGGATGCTACCCGCTATCATAAATGATTTTAAACTCCAGAGAATGAAAGGTCTTGAGACCGCTGAGGGGCTGGCTACAACTCTTTATGATTCTTATATCAAAGGAAGGACCTGGGAACAGGAACTCAATGAAATGGAAGAATATGCCCGATTTACCAGGGAAGACGTTATCAGTTTTGCCCAAAATTTTTTCAAAGATAATTATGTGATAATTAATAAAGAAAAAGGAGTAAATGATAAATTGGTCAGGGTTGAAAATCCAGGCATTACCCCTGTTAAAATCAACCGGGATACTCAATCTGATTTTCTGAAAGAGATTTTAGCTGACAAAACTGAGGATATACAGCCGGAATTCATTGATTATCAAAAGGAAATAACCACAGATACTCTTAAAGGTAAAAAAATAAGCTTCGTCAGAAATAAGTATAATGATATTGCACAACTGCATTTCATATTTCCATTTGGAAGTGATCATGACAGAGATCTAGGGATCTCTACCCAGCTACTTCAATATTTGGGAACTCATAAGCTTTCTCCTGAAGATTTGAAAAAGGAGTTTTTCAAAATCGGGATCAGCAATGATTTTAAAACAACCAATGATCAGCTGCTGATCTCTTTAAGTGGTCTGGAAGAGAATATTGAAAAAGGTATTTCACTTCTCCAGCATTGGATGTATGATGTAAAACCTGACCAGGAAATTTATAATCAGTTTGTAGATACCGTTCTGGAAAACCGGCGGGCTGTTAAAAATGATAAAAACCGGATCATGACTGCCTTAACGAATTATACAAAGCTGGGTAAGTTCTCCCGTTTTACAGATATCATTTCTCAGGAAGAACTTGAGAATAGCCAGGCTGAAGTATTTACCGACCGGATGAAGAAGCTCTTCCAATATCCATATCAGATATTTTTCTATGGCAAAAATTTTGAAAACTTCAAAGGATATATTGAACAGTATATTGAACCTGAAAGTCTTCAGATTCCGGAACCTAAAAAGTATCCGGAACCTGAAACCGGCGGCCATGTATATTTCATCAATTATGATATGGTACAGATGGAAATGAGCAAAATAGGAAAAGGCTATTCTGTAAATCCATCCAACTTTGGTAAAATCAATGTGTTTAATGAATATTTTGGCAGAGGTCTTTCTTCTATTGTATTTCAGGAAATCCGTGAGAGTAAAAGCCTTGCCTATTCCGCATATGTTTCTTATGCAGCCAATTCGGAATTAAAACATCCTGATTATATCACCACTTATATAGGAACACAGCCTGATAAACTGATGATTGCCGTTGATACCATGAATGAACTGATGAATGAGCTTCCAGAAGTGCCTATTCAATTTGAGAATGCCAGGAACGCTGCCCTGAAACAGATTGCTTCCACCAGAATTACCCGAAATAATATTTTCTTTAATACTTTAAGACTGAAAAAGCTGAATATTGAGCATGATTTCAGAAAGGATATCTATGAGCAGATTCAAGGTTTGAAATTTGAAGACATCAAAGAGTTTTACAAGACGAATATTCAATCGGTACATTTTAATACAGCTATTATCGGGAAAAAAGAGAACCTCGATATGGAGGCTGTGGGTAAAATGGGGACTTTTAAAGAGGTAAGCCTGAAAGATATTTTTGGCCATTAA
- a CDS encoding sigma-54-dependent transcriptional regulator, with protein MSGNILIIDDEIKLLKLLGMILSQENFNVKEASTARSAMTMLEQYDFDVVLSDVRLPDAFGVELVKSIKTKYPHLEIILMTAFGNITDAVQAMKNGAYDYLVKGDDNEKIIPLVYKALERVKDNKSKTAQHINVGKGFDQILGNSPLMLQAKRLAEKVALTDAAVLLTGETGTGKEVFASAIHEGSDRKKNNFVAINCSAFSREILESELFGHKQGAFTGALKDKKGLIEEANGGTLFLDEIGEMPIELQAKLLRVLETREFIKMGETKVTKSDFRLIAATNRNLEEEIKQGNFREDLYFRLNVFEISLPPLRERKEDLKILAKNFIDLFSHKLHLSSVQVMPDYYKALEKNDWKGNIRELRNAVERSLILMDNNVLSEESLPHYSGKAIPESDSLSMRSLEKIHIQKVLQYTKGNKAETARLLEIGIATLYRKLEEYGLK; from the coding sequence ATGTCAGGAAATATTCTGATCATCGATGATGAGATCAAACTCCTTAAATTACTAGGAATGATCCTTTCCCAAGAAAATTTTAATGTTAAAGAAGCTTCAACGGCACGTTCAGCAATGACGATGCTGGAGCAGTATGATTTTGATGTCGTTTTAAGTGACGTCCGGCTTCCTGATGCTTTTGGGGTAGAATTGGTAAAGTCAATTAAAACGAAATATCCCCATCTTGAAATTATTCTGATGACTGCGTTTGGAAATATTACAGATGCTGTACAGGCAATGAAAAATGGAGCTTATGACTATCTGGTGAAAGGCGATGATAATGAAAAGATTATTCCGTTGGTATATAAAGCACTGGAAAGGGTGAAGGATAATAAAAGCAAAACGGCTCAGCATATTAATGTAGGGAAAGGTTTTGATCAAATCCTTGGAAATTCTCCTTTGATGCTGCAAGCTAAAAGACTTGCTGAGAAAGTAGCTTTAACAGACGCAGCAGTGCTTTTAACCGGAGAGACGGGCACGGGGAAGGAAGTTTTTGCAAGTGCTATTCATGAAGGGAGTGATAGAAAGAAAAATAATTTTGTTGCCATCAATTGTTCGGCATTCAGTAGGGAAATTCTGGAGAGCGAGCTTTTCGGTCACAAACAAGGTGCTTTTACCGGTGCCTTGAAAGATAAAAAAGGGCTTATAGAGGAAGCCAATGGTGGAACTCTTTTCCTGGATGAAATAGGTGAAATGCCTATAGAACTTCAAGCGAAATTATTGAGGGTTTTAGAAACCAGGGAATTCATTAAAATGGGAGAGACCAAAGTAACAAAATCGGATTTTAGATTGATTGCTGCTACCAACAGAAACTTAGAAGAAGAAATAAAGCAGGGAAATTTCAGAGAAGATTTGTACTTCAGACTGAATGTCTTTGAAATTTCACTTCCACCTTTAAGAGAAAGGAAAGAAGATCTTAAAATATTAGCAAAAAACTTTATTGATTTATTTTCTCATAAATTACATTTATCTTCTGTCCAGGTAATGCCTGATTACTATAAAGCATTGGAGAAGAACGACTGGAAAGGAAATATCCGCGAATTAAGGAATGCTGTAGAGCGTAGCCTTATTCTGATGGATAACAATGTTTTAAGTGAAGAAAGCCTTCCTCATTATTCAGGGAAAGCAATTCCGGAAAGTGACTCTTTAAGTATGAGATCCCTGGAAAAAATTCATATACAAAAAGTATTGCAATACACTAAGGGAAATAAAGCAGAAACCGCCAGATTACTGGAAATTGGTATTGCCACATTATACCGTAAGCTGGAAGAATACGGATTGAAATAA
- the kdpA gene encoding potassium-transporting ATPase subunit KdpA: MNTEILGIIAMFAITLVMGICLGKYIANVYGYKKTFPDQVFETIEKLIYKISGINPNRQMNWKQNMYAMLTINLVWFVIGFLILQNQSWLPLNPDGNPNMSPDLAFNTTISFLVNCNLQHYSGETGVSYLSQLYLMFLQFVTAATGMAAMAVLFKAFKEKTATELGNFYDFFTRSMIRILIPVSIIVAFILSMNGSPMTFEGKAHMTTLEGQKIDVSRGPVAAFVAIKHLGTNGGGFFGANSAHPFENPNYITNMTEMVTQMIIPFALVFALGFYLHKRKLSWVIFAVMTVGFLALAIPNIVNETGGNPLITQMGTDSSLGAMEGKEIRFGSAASGYWSIATTVISTGSVNAMHDSTMPLSGMNELLAMMVNCFYGGCGVGILNYFIFIILAVFISGLMVGRTPEFMGKKIEAKEMKIAMIVALFHPFLILAGTALTAYLPEFGAKTLNNPGFHGFSEMLYEFTSSSANNGSGFEGLGDNTPWWNISTGIVLLLSRFIPIIGPVAIAGLLAQKKYIPESSGTLKTDTATFGFMTLAVILLIAALSFFPALTLGPIAEQIQYFSK; the protein is encoded by the coding sequence ATGAATACAGAGATTTTAGGCATCATAGCCATGTTTGCTATTACGTTAGTGATGGGAATATGTTTAGGTAAATATATTGCTAATGTCTACGGATACAAAAAAACTTTTCCGGATCAGGTTTTTGAAACGATTGAAAAGTTAATTTATAAAATATCGGGTATTAATCCCAACCGCCAGATGAACTGGAAGCAGAATATGTATGCCATGCTGACAATTAACCTGGTTTGGTTTGTTATTGGATTTTTGATCCTGCAGAACCAGTCATGGTTACCTCTGAATCCGGATGGAAATCCCAATATGTCACCGGATTTGGCTTTCAATACAACAATTTCTTTTTTAGTTAATTGCAATCTGCAGCATTATTCCGGAGAAACGGGAGTAAGTTATCTGAGCCAGCTGTATTTGATGTTTTTACAGTTTGTAACTGCAGCGACAGGAATGGCCGCAATGGCGGTACTTTTTAAAGCTTTTAAAGAAAAAACAGCTACGGAATTAGGAAATTTCTATGACTTTTTTACAAGGTCAATGATTAGAATTCTTATCCCTGTAAGTATTATTGTAGCTTTTATTCTTTCTATGAACGGAAGCCCGATGACTTTTGAAGGAAAAGCTCATATGACAACCCTGGAGGGACAAAAAATTGATGTTTCCAGAGGCCCGGTAGCGGCTTTTGTAGCAATCAAGCATCTGGGAACAAATGGAGGCGGTTTTTTTGGAGCAAACTCTGCACATCCGTTTGAAAACCCTAATTATATCACGAATATGACAGAAATGGTCACCCAGATGATCATTCCGTTCGCATTGGTTTTTGCGTTGGGTTTTTATTTGCATAAAAGAAAGCTTTCATGGGTTATTTTTGCTGTAATGACGGTTGGTTTCCTTGCTCTTGCAATTCCTAATATTGTGAATGAAACAGGTGGTAACCCCTTGATTACTCAAATGGGTACAGACAGCAGTCTTGGTGCAATGGAGGGAAAAGAAATCCGTTTCGGAAGTGCAGCGTCAGGATATTGGAGCATTGCCACAACCGTAATTTCTACAGGTTCCGTGAATGCAATGCATGACAGTACGATGCCTCTTTCCGGAATGAATGAGCTTCTGGCAATGATGGTCAACTGCTTTTACGGTGGTTGTGGAGTAGGGATCCTGAACTATTTTATCTTTATCATTCTTGCCGTATTCATCAGTGGGCTAATGGTAGGTAGAACTCCGGAGTTTATGGGAAAAAAGATCGAAGCAAAAGAAATGAAAATTGCAATGATTGTTGCACTATTTCATCCGTTCCTAATTCTTGCAGGAACAGCTTTAACAGCTTATTTACCGGAGTTTGGAGCCAAAACATTGAACAATCCCGGATTCCACGGTTTCAGTGAGATGCTGTATGAGTTTACTTCTTCTTCCGCCAATAACGGATCCGGATTTGAAGGATTGGGAGATAATACCCCATGGTGGAATATTTCAACGGGAATTGTACTGTTGCTATCAAGGTTCATTCCGATTATAGGTCCTGTGGCAATTGCCGGTTTACTGGCACAGAAAAAATATATTCCGGAAAGCTCAGGTACATTAAAAACGGATACTGCTACTTTTGGATTCATGACCCTGGCAGTCATTCTGCTTATCGCAGCTTTATCCTTTTTCCCTGCATTAACGCTTGGTCCTATTGCAGAACAGATACAGTATTTCTCTAAATAA
- the kdpB gene encoding potassium-transporting ATPase subunit KdpB, producing MKNQSQTLFQRDLVNEAIKQSFVKLNPKIMFKNPVMFLVEIGTVVMLIVSLFSLTGDRSQGDFSYNFLVFIILFFTVLFANFAEAIAEARGKAQADTLRKTREETPAKLVVENKPGFQVETALKMSAEMKLGDIFLCEAGDQVPMDGEIVEGLATIDESAITGESAPVIREAGGDKSSVTGGTKVLSDRIKVKVTTKPGESFLDKMIALVEGASRQKTPNEIALTILLAGFTLTFIIVTLTLKPFADYAQTPITIAAFISLFVCLIPTTIGGLLSAIGIAGMDRALRANVITKSGKAVETAGDIDVLLLDKTGTITIGNRKATQFHPAEGIKMEDFIKASALSSVADETPEGKSIIELSQLKPEDLLVPGPTYIDFTAETRTSGIDFEETRIRKGAYDTIKKLTEKTGNIFPQETQDAVTKISENGGTPLVVAVNEKVWGVIELQDIIKTGIQERFQRLRKMGVKTVMVTGDNPLTAKFIAEKAGVDDFIAEAKPEDKMNYIKKEQQEGKLVAMMGDGTNDAPALAQADVGVAMNSGTQAAKEAGNMVDLDNDPTKLIEIVEIGKQLLMTRGTLTTFSIANDVAKYFAIIPALFITFIPSLQKLNIMNLHSPETAILSAVIFNAVIIPFLIPLALKGVAYKPIGASALLRRNLLIYGLGGVIVPFIGIKIIDLLISLFY from the coding sequence ATGAAAAATCAATCGCAGACATTATTTCAAAGAGATTTGGTAAACGAAGCTATAAAACAGTCCTTCGTAAAACTGAATCCGAAAATTATGTTTAAAAATCCAGTGATGTTTCTGGTAGAGATAGGAACTGTTGTTATGCTTATTGTAAGCTTGTTCAGTTTAACAGGCGACAGATCGCAGGGGGATTTCTCTTATAATTTCTTAGTATTTATTATCTTATTTTTTACTGTCTTATTTGCCAATTTTGCAGAAGCTATTGCAGAAGCCAGAGGGAAAGCGCAGGCAGATACGCTTAGAAAAACCCGTGAGGAAACTCCTGCCAAACTGGTTGTTGAAAACAAACCCGGATTTCAGGTGGAAACTGCTTTGAAAATGTCTGCCGAAATGAAGCTTGGTGATATTTTTCTTTGTGAAGCCGGAGATCAGGTTCCGATGGATGGAGAAATTGTTGAAGGATTGGCAACTATTGATGAATCTGCCATTACCGGGGAAAGTGCACCGGTTATCCGTGAAGCGGGTGGAGATAAAAGTTCTGTAACGGGTGGTACAAAAGTACTTTCAGACAGAATCAAAGTAAAGGTGACCACTAAGCCGGGAGAGTCCTTTCTGGATAAAATGATTGCTCTTGTAGAAGGAGCTTCAAGACAAAAAACCCCCAACGAAATCGCATTAACCATATTATTGGCAGGATTTACCCTGACGTTTATTATTGTTACCCTCACTTTAAAGCCTTTTGCAGACTATGCGCAGACTCCGATTACAATTGCGGCATTTATTTCACTTTTTGTTTGTCTGATTCCCACAACAATCGGAGGGCTGCTTTCTGCAATCGGAATTGCGGGGATGGACAGGGCTTTAAGGGCTAATGTTATTACCAAAAGTGGAAAAGCGGTAGAAACGGCAGGAGATATTGATGTGTTGCTGCTTGATAAAACAGGTACTATTACCATAGGAAACCGTAAAGCGACGCAATTTCACCCTGCGGAAGGAATCAAAATGGAAGACTTTATCAAAGCTTCTGCACTAAGTTCCGTAGCAGATGAAACCCCTGAGGGAAAATCAATTATAGAACTGAGCCAATTAAAACCGGAGGACTTACTTGTACCTGGTCCTACCTATATAGATTTTACAGCAGAAACCAGAACTTCAGGAATTGATTTTGAAGAAACCAGAATCAGGAAAGGCGCATACGACACCATAAAAAAATTAACAGAAAAAACCGGCAATATCTTCCCGCAGGAAACCCAAGATGCCGTAACCAAAATTTCTGAGAATGGCGGAACTCCCTTGGTGGTGGCTGTGAATGAAAAAGTATGGGGAGTAATTGAGCTCCAGGATATCATTAAAACAGGAATTCAGGAACGTTTCCAAAGGCTTAGAAAAATGGGGGTAAAGACGGTAATGGTAACCGGTGATAATCCTTTGACGGCTAAGTTTATCGCAGAAAAGGCAGGGGTAGATGATTTTATTGCAGAAGCAAAACCTGAAGATAAAATGAACTATATCAAAAAAGAGCAACAGGAAGGAAAGCTTGTAGCCATGATGGGAGATGGAACGAATGATGCCCCGGCATTAGCCCAGGCCGATGTAGGAGTAGCAATGAACAGCGGAACACAGGCTGCCAAAGAAGCAGGTAATATGGTGGATCTTGATAATGACCCTACCAAACTGATTGAGATTGTGGAAATCGGGAAACAATTGCTGATGACAAGAGGAACATTAACAACCTTCAGTATTGCTAATGATGTAGCCAAGTATTTTGCTATCATTCCGGCCTTGTTTATTACTTTTATCCCTTCCCTTCAGAAACTGAATATCATGAATCTTCACAGCCCTGAAACAGCTATTTTATCGGCTGTTATTTTCAATGCGGTGATTATTCCCTTCCTTATTCCGTTAGCTTTAAAAGGAGTGGCTTACAAACCCATTGGAGCGAGTGCTTTATTGAGAAGGAATCTTTTGATTTATGGATTGGGAGGGGTGATTGTTCCGTTCATCGGAATTAAAATTATAGACTTACTGATTAGCTTATTCTATTAA
- the kdpC gene encoding K(+)-transporting ATPase subunit C produces MKNHIVSAFRLTLVMLVVVSVYLGVVYGGSKVLPTQGNAEIINYKGQKFYTNIGQEFKSEKYFHGRPSSVNYNAAGSGGSNKGPGNEEYLGTVQKRIDTLKLLNPEMGNTKVPVELVTASGSGLDPDISEEGALYQAKRIAKVRNLSVDQVNNLIKDQTQKPFLGLFGPSKVNVLKLNIALDQLK; encoded by the coding sequence ATGAAAAATCATATTGTTTCAGCATTCAGACTGACTTTGGTAATGCTGGTTGTGGTAAGTGTTTATCTGGGGGTTGTGTACGGAGGCTCTAAAGTATTGCCTACCCAGGGAAATGCAGAAATTATCAATTATAAAGGACAGAAATTCTACACCAATATAGGGCAGGAATTTAAATCTGAAAAATATTTTCACGGTCGTCCTTCTTCCGTCAATTATAATGCTGCGGGAAGCGGGGGAAGTAATAAAGGCCCTGGCAATGAAGAATATCTGGGAACTGTACAAAAGAGAATAGATACGCTAAAATTACTGAATCCGGAAATGGGAAATACTAAAGTACCCGTAGAACTGGTTACGGCAAGTGGCAGCGGACTGGATCCTGATATTTCAGAAGAAGGCGCTTTATATCAGGCAAAAAGAATTGCAAAAGTGAGAAACCTTTCTGTAGACCAGGTTAATAACTTAATTAAAGATCAGACTCAGAAACCGTTTCTAGGCCTTTTCGGACCTTCCAAAGTGAATGTACTAAAGCTTAATATTGCTTTAGATCAATTAAAATAA
- a CDS encoding porin → MLLGTFFSKAQSSDSLKTEPKFTFSAYAELFYTYDFNEPADHLRQNFLYSYNRHNEVNLNLGLIKANYQSENIRANLALMGGTYAQDNMTAEQEALRYINEANVGIKISKNKNLWIDAGIMPSHIGWESAIGKDNINLTRSFAAENSPYFETGVKVSYTSDNGKWFLSGLVLNGWQRIAKPEGNQSISFGHQITYKPNDKIALNSSSFIGNDKVKTEKKMRYFHDLYGNFQLTDQFSALLGFDIGAEQKTEGNEQYNIWYSPNVQVKYQFDNQWALAGRLEYYNDKNGVIISTKSPNGFQTFGYSLNVDYAVFKNVIFRTEARGFTSKDTIFAKNDVFRKGNFFVTTSLAVWF, encoded by the coding sequence ATGCTATTGGGAACATTTTTCTCGAAAGCACAATCATCAGACTCATTAAAAACAGAGCCTAAATTCACATTTTCGGCTTATGCGGAACTCTTTTATACTTATGATTTTAATGAGCCGGCAGATCATCTCCGCCAGAATTTTTTGTACTCTTACAACAGACATAATGAAGTAAATCTTAATCTGGGACTCATAAAAGCCAATTATCAAAGTGAGAATATTCGGGCCAACCTTGCATTGATGGGTGGAACGTACGCACAGGACAATATGACCGCAGAACAGGAGGCTTTACGGTACATTAACGAAGCGAACGTAGGGATCAAAATATCAAAAAATAAAAACCTATGGATTGATGCCGGTATTATGCCTTCCCATATCGGCTGGGAAAGTGCAATAGGAAAAGATAATATCAATCTGACCAGAAGTTTTGCCGCTGAAAATTCCCCGTATTTTGAAACCGGAGTCAAAGTTTCCTATACTTCAGATAATGGAAAATGGTTTTTAAGCGGGCTTGTTCTCAATGGCTGGCAACGTATTGCCAAACCGGAAGGTAATCAGAGCATTTCCTTCGGACACCAGATCACGTATAAACCGAATGATAAAATTGCGCTGAACAGCAGTTCTTTCATAGGAAATGATAAAGTGAAGACTGAGAAAAAGATGCGGTATTTTCATGATTTATATGGAAACTTCCAGTTGACAGATCAATTTTCTGCCTTATTGGGATTTGATATCGGGGCAGAACAGAAAACGGAAGGAAATGAGCAATACAATATCTGGTATAGCCCGAATGTGCAGGTGAAATACCAGTTTGACAATCAATGGGCCCTGGCGGGAAGATTAGAATATTATAATGATAAGAACGGAGTGATCATCAGTACGAAAAGTCCTAACGGTTTCCAGACTTTCGGATATTCATTGAATGTAGATTATGCGGTATTTAAAAATGTTATTTTTCGTACCGAAGCAAGGGGATTTACTTCTAAGGATACCATTTTTGCGAAAAATGATGTTTTCAGAAAAGGAAACTTCTTTGTAACAACAAGTTTAGCAGTTTGGTTTTAA
- a CDS encoding histidine kinase — protein sequence MSSAKHFLELIQKSRKGKFKIYIGMSAGVGKTFRMLQEAHSLLRNGIDVKIGYIETHGREETEALVEGIPGIERKSVFYKGKNLEEMDLHAIINEHPEVVLVDELAHTNIEGSKNKKRWQDVLEILDNGINVISAMNIQHIESLNEEVKKITGVEVAERVPDKILALADEVVNIDLTADELLTRLKEGKIYKKEKIQTALGNFFQSGHILQLRELALKEVATHVERKVETEIKTENFKPIKFLACISSNEKIAKTIIRKTARLASYYNSPWTVLYIQKPSENPEKIALDKQRYLINNFNLAQELGAKVVRIKESSVHNGILEYVIDHNITTVCIGKPHAKFWHRLFGYSWIYTLMNRLNERQVDIIILS from the coding sequence ATGTCATCAGCAAAACATTTTCTGGAATTGATCCAGAAATCCCGGAAAGGGAAATTCAAGATTTATATCGGGATGAGTGCAGGCGTAGGGAAAACATTCCGTATGCTTCAGGAGGCGCATTCCCTTTTACGAAATGGCATTGATGTGAAAATCGGCTACATAGAAACTCATGGAAGAGAAGAAACCGAGGCTCTCGTAGAAGGAATACCCGGAATTGAAAGAAAATCGGTCTTCTATAAAGGGAAAAACCTGGAAGAAATGGATCTTCATGCTATTATCAATGAACATCCTGAGGTGGTACTGGTGGATGAACTGGCCCATACCAATATAGAAGGTTCCAAAAATAAGAAAAGGTGGCAGGATGTGTTGGAAATCCTTGATAACGGGATTAATGTAATCAGTGCCATGAATATCCAGCATATTGAAAGTCTGAACGAAGAAGTTAAAAAAATAACGGGAGTGGAAGTGGCGGAAAGAGTACCGGATAAAATTCTGGCTCTTGCCGATGAAGTGGTGAATATAGACCTGACTGCTGATGAGCTGTTAACCCGGTTAAAGGAAGGAAAAATTTATAAAAAAGAAAAGATTCAGACAGCGTTGGGCAATTTCTTTCAGAGCGGTCACATTCTGCAGCTGAGAGAGCTTGCTTTAAAAGAAGTAGCCACCCATGTAGAAAGAAAGGTAGAAACTGAAATCAAAACAGAGAATTTTAAACCCATCAAATTTCTGGCCTGCATCAGCAGTAATGAGAAAATTGCAAAAACGATTATCAGGAAAACAGCCAGATTAGCCAGTTATTACAATAGCCCGTGGACTGTTTTATATATTCAGAAACCTTCTGAAAATCCTGAAAAAATAGCATTGGATAAACAACGGTATTTGATTAATAATTTTAATTTAGCACAGGAATTGGGAGCCAAAGTAGTCCGCATCAAAGAAAGCAGTGTTCATAACGGAATTCTGGAATATGTGATAGATCACAATATCACGACGGTCTGTATAGGTAAACCCCATGCTAAGTTCTGGCATCGACTGTTCGGATACAGCTGGATTTATACTTTAATGAACAGATTGAATGAACGGCAGGTAGATATTATTATTTTATCCTAA